CTTGTTTTATGTTTTTACCTAAAATGATAATCGCCTCCTATTTTTATTATATATCTAAGATAACATATTTACTATTTTTAGTCAAAAGTATACATTATTTACTATTTTTACTTATTATATAATACTTTTTTTAAATTAAAAATACTGTTTCAAAATTTATATAATATATTTGAAACAGTACTTTTTTTAATAGTTAATATTTAATATTTAATATCAAATTTTTTTATTTTTCTGTATAAGGTTGCAATACCAATATCTAATGCATCCGCTACTTTTTTCATTCCTTCAGTATTACTTCCATATTTTTTTATAGCTTGCTCTATAGCTAATTTTTCTAATTCCTCTATAGTTTTTATTTCCTCTTTGTATAGCTCATTTAATTTAAAAGATATTAAGTCGGACATACTATTAATAAAGTCAATCAACTCTTTATCTTTTGATAAAATTTTATTTTTTTGATCTTCATCAAATGCTGCTATTCCTAAAACTCCAACAACATTATTCTCAAATTTAACGGGAGTACATATATCAGCTAATTCTTTGCATTTTAGTCTATTACAACAATTTAAGCAACTTTCTTCATTTTCTTTATTTATAACATAGGGATTTCCTTCTGACAAAACTGTACAATAAACAGTTTTATCAGATATACTCTCCCCAACCTTTTCTCTAAAAATTCCCGTTCCAGCAATCCTTACTAAATCTTTACTAACTAATGTTACATCTACCTCTAATATACTTGATATATTTTCACATATTCCTTGAATATAATTTGTTATATCATTTAAATTCAAATTAGCCCCTCCTAACTTTACTCATAAAATTTATTGAGCTATTGCACTATTTTCTACTGGCTGATTTTCCTGTGGTGGAACAGAAGGCTCTGTTGGCGGTGTTGATGGATTTTCCGGCTGTGTTGGTGGAACAACTTCTGGAGTCTCTGGCTGTGTTGGCGGTACTTCTGGTTGTGTTGGCGGTGTAACCTCTGGCTTTGGCTTTTCAGCTTCCATAGTTCCAACAGCTATTACACCTTGCTTTTTCGGATAATAAGATGTCGCCACCTTTTCCTTTTTTATTACCTTCCCACTTTTATCTGTATATATTCTATATGTAGAAACTGTATATCCATTTCTACCCGACTCTAATTCCTTTTCTTTCCCTTTTTCTAAAGTGGCATCATCAACTTTTTTAATAGGTGCTACTGAAACACCATCTATATTAGTTGAAATGTCTATATTTTGCTTATCCTTAGAACTACCATATATTTGACACATTATAATATTTCCAGATACATAATTTTTTATATATACAGGATATTTTAAGTTATTTTTGAAAACAAAATCTATTCCTCCATCAGTTACAGTAGCATCTCTACCTTTTGGAACATATGTTGACGGTATTGAATGATTTTTTATATCTACTAATTCTAATCCAGAATATAATACAGAGTTGTATAATGTAGAAGATACTTGACACACTCCTCCTCCTACACCTTCTTGTACTACACCTTGAACTATTACAGGTGCATTTTTATATCCATTCGCTAAAGTTCTCATTCCTGTATGTTCATTATAAGAGAATGTATCTCCAGGCATAAGCAAAACATCACTAGTCCTACTAGTAGCTATTTTTATATTTGTACTTCTACCAGAAACAGAAGAATCAAATTTAGTTGAGTATGATCCTAATAATGTATCAACATCTTGTAATTGTTCTTTTTTGATAGAAGGTTCTACTTTAGTTACAACTAATTCCTCTGAATTTTTACCTTTTTCTAATGTTCTTATTATATTTTTTCTACTTTCTTTTAAATTTACACTTAAACCACTTTCTCCATCATTTACTCTAACCTGAGAATTATCTATACCAATTGATGCATTTTTTACGTCTACATTTATATCTTTTGCAATATTTTTAATTTCTTTTTCTAATTTTTTTTCATCATATTTCATATCAATTTTAATCTGATTTTTTGATCCTAAATTCGCTTTTGCAGTATTTTCTATATTTTTAAAAAATGTTGATTTTTTATTTAAATCATATGCTTTTTTTACAGTATTTTCTATATCATAATCAAAATCAAAACTTTCACCTTTTATTGACCATTTTTTATCAGTGTATGTTACATCTACATTCTTTGTGGTATATTTTTGTTTTAATTTTTCAATAGCTTTCTTTTGAGTTAATGAACCAATGTTAATATCATTAATATAAGTGTTCTTTAATATCTTATCGCTTTTTATTTGCATATTCATAGTTATTACAAATATTATTAATAGAGCTGATACAATACCAAAACCTATAACTATCTTTTTCTGTGTATCATTCATATTTTGTATCTCCTTAACTTTAGTTTCTTCATATACTATTATAACTTAGATATAAATTCTTTTTTTCCTTTTATTTGATAGAAAGTTTTAGTAAAGTGTATTATTCTTCATCCTTCAACATAAAAACATCATTATCATAAATTATAACATTATTTAAACTTTATTATTAATAATTTTAAAGCGTGTTATAAACACGCTTTAAAATTCTTCTATCTTTTCA
Above is a genomic segment from Romboutsia lituseburensis containing:
- a CDS encoding GAF domain-containing protein, with protein sequence MNLNDITNYIQGICENISSILEVDVTLVSKDLVRIAGTGIFREKVGESISDKTVYCTVLSEGNPYVINKENEESCLNCCNRLKCKELADICTPVKFENNVVGVLGIAAFDEDQKNKILSKDKELIDFINSMSDLISFKLNELYKEEIKTIEELEKLAIEQAIKKYGSNTEGMKKVADALDIGIATLYRKIKKFDIKY
- a CDS encoding VanW family protein, translated to MNDTQKKIVIGFGIVSALLIIFVITMNMQIKSDKILKNTYINDINIGSLTQKKAIEKLKQKYTTKNVDVTYTDKKWSIKGESFDFDYDIENTVKKAYDLNKKSTFFKNIENTAKANLGSKNQIKIDMKYDEKKLEKEIKNIAKDINVDVKNASIGIDNSQVRVNDGESGLSVNLKESRKNIIRTLEKGKNSEELVVTKVEPSIKKEQLQDVDTLLGSYSTKFDSSVSGRSTNIKIATSRTSDVLLMPGDTFSYNEHTGMRTLANGYKNAPVIVQGVVQEGVGGGVCQVSSTLYNSVLYSGLELVDIKNHSIPSTYVPKGRDATVTDGGIDFVFKNNLKYPVYIKNYVSGNIIMCQIYGSSKDKQNIDISTNIDGVSVAPIKKVDDATLEKGKEKELESGRNGYTVSTYRIYTDKSGKVIKKEKVATSYYPKKQGVIAVGTMEAEKPKPEVTPPTQPEVPPTQPETPEVVPPTQPENPSTPPTEPSVPPQENQPVENSAIAQ